Proteins from a single region of Sediminitomix flava:
- a CDS encoding CAP domain-containing protein has protein sequence MKSKSQFFRLVYFVLSLFFFSCDSNAFDFSGMEGMELQLFNEINSYRTSFSNNPAYRTDQAIYEQAKRYAIKMAEKRRTLNEPTDQRKSAIRKSITFGNYGEIEMKIGFQFQINPASHAFENIKRSYSRYMISDSYNACAVGAMQDQQGNTYFSVIFIEAL, from the coding sequence ATGAAATCTAAATCCCAATTCTTTAGACTTGTATATTTTGTACTATCATTATTTTTCTTTTCCTGTGACAGTAATGCATTCGATTTTTCGGGAATGGAAGGTATGGAATTGCAGTTGTTTAACGAAATTAATAGTTACAGAACTTCATTTTCCAATAACCCAGCATATCGTACTGATCAAGCCATTTATGAACAAGCGAAAAGGTATGCAATCAAAATGGCAGAGAAAAGACGAACGCTAAACGAGCCTACAGATCAGCGAAAATCAGCCATAAGAAAGTCGATCACTTTTGGTAATTATGGTGAAATAGAAATGAAAATCGGGTTTCAATTCCAGATAAACCCCGCTTCTCATGCTTTTGAAAATATAAAACGAAGCTACAGTAGGTACATGATTTCTGATTCTTATAATGCATGTGCCGTTGGAGCGATGCAGGATCAGCAAGGAAATACTTATTTTAGTGTGATTTTTATTGAAGCTTTATAA
- the def gene encoding peptide deformylase: MILPVVAYGDPVLKKDCEDFTAEELQNIQELVDNMYETMYNANGVGLAGPQIGIAKRIFVIDSVPMFDEGEESKGVKKVFINAEIIEEWGEEWGMEEGCLSIPGIRGEVFRPDNLKIRYLDEKGQEHIEEYDDMNARVIQHEYDHIEGILFTDLLSPLKKRMIKGKLANISKGKVPHEYKMRFPKA; encoded by the coding sequence ATGATTTTACCTGTAGTAGCATACGGAGACCCAGTTCTGAAAAAAGATTGTGAAGATTTCACAGCTGAAGAACTTCAGAACATCCAAGAGTTGGTAGATAATATGTATGAAACAATGTACAATGCCAACGGGGTAGGACTTGCGGGACCTCAAATTGGAATTGCAAAACGAATTTTTGTAATCGACTCTGTTCCAATGTTTGATGAAGGAGAGGAAAGTAAAGGCGTAAAGAAGGTCTTTATCAATGCTGAAATCATTGAAGAATGGGGTGAAGAATGGGGCATGGAAGAAGGCTGTTTGAGTATCCCTGGTATTAGAGGTGAAGTCTTCAGACCTGATAATTTGAAAATCCGTTATTTGGATGAAAAAGGACAAGAGCATATTGAAGAGTATGACGATATGAACGCTCGTGTCATTCAGCATGAGTATGATCACATTGAAGGTATTCTTTTCACAGATTTGCTTAGCCCATTAAAGAAGAGAATGATCAAAGGGAAACTTGCCAACATCTCAAAAGGTAAAGTTCCTCATGAGTATAAAATGAGATTCCCTAAGGCATAA
- the ruvX gene encoding Holliday junction resolvase RuvX → MGRIVGIDYGLKRTGLAATDPMQIIASAIETVPTENLIDYLKKYLEQEPVDAFVLGHPKNLDNTATDSTSAVMDFKVKLEQTFNLPVHLEDERYTSKMAMDAMIRGGMKKKDRRQKGNLDKLSAVIILQSYMESKGF, encoded by the coding sequence ATGGGGAGAATTGTAGGAATTGATTACGGACTGAAAAGAACAGGGCTTGCAGCTACCGATCCTATGCAGATTATTGCATCTGCTATTGAGACGGTTCCTACTGAAAACCTAATTGATTATCTTAAAAAATACCTAGAACAAGAACCTGTTGATGCTTTTGTACTCGGACATCCTAAAAATCTTGATAACACTGCTACAGATTCAACATCGGCAGTAATGGACTTTAAGGTTAAATTAGAGCAAACATTTAATCTCCCTGTTCATTTGGAGGATGAAAGATATACTTCTAAAATGGCTATGGATGCCATGATCAGAGGTGGAATGAAAAAGAAAGATCGTCGTCAGAAAGGTAATTTAGATAAACTTAGTGCCGTGATTATTCTTCAGTCTTATATGGAGAGTAAAGGTTTCTAA
- a CDS encoding arsenate reductase family protein → MRKVYLLSSCSTCQRIVKEAEIPEGVEIQDIKTENITLDQLESMKEKVGSYESLFSRRAMKYKEWGLKEKALTEEDYKNYILEEYTFLKRPVIFWDDQIFVGNAKKTVEALKEAVATSK, encoded by the coding sequence ATGAGAAAAGTATATTTACTTTCAAGCTGTTCTACTTGTCAGCGAATTGTGAAAGAAGCGGAAATCCCAGAGGGAGTAGAAATTCAAGATATCAAGACTGAGAACATTACGCTAGATCAGCTTGAAAGCATGAAAGAAAAAGTAGGGAGTTATGAATCTCTTTTTAGTAGAAGAGCAATGAAGTACAAAGAGTGGGGGCTGAAAGAAAAAGCGCTCACGGAAGAAGATTATAAAAACTACATTTTGGAAGAATATACTTTCTTGAAGCGCCCGGTTATTTTTTGGGATGATCAAATCTTTGTCGGGAATGCTAAGAAAACCGTAGAAGCTCTCAAAGAAGCGGTTGCTACTTCAAAATAA
- a CDS encoding bestrophin family protein gives MNTKNRPSFLDSTIFTILRFKGYLIRRLLSSLIAVIIPTALLCLIYELGFLNLEFTSFTLPGLMGAALGLLLVFRTNTAYDRWWEARKNLGGLVNTSRNFAFQVVNLIKNQEERIYLVKLIAAYPFLLKEHLRDRKNLSEVSFLDEQEIKLIDAWAHKPNSAIQLMLRTINKAYTRNEITDFQQLKLIENTDELIDIIGKCERIKNTPIPSAHNYLLKIYIWIYAMVIPFGFISSLGWWTILAVTSIYYVAMSLVTIAEEIEEPFGEDPNDLPVDKIAQNICKNVFEIMEGETTPELV, from the coding sequence ATGAATACCAAAAACCGACCATCTTTTTTAGACTCGACTATCTTTACTATTCTACGTTTCAAAGGATACCTTATCCGAAGATTGCTTTCAAGCCTAATAGCAGTCATTATCCCTACAGCACTTTTATGTCTGATTTATGAGTTAGGTTTTTTAAATCTAGAATTTACCAGTTTTACATTACCTGGTTTAATGGGGGCAGCTTTAGGTCTTTTACTTGTTTTTCGAACCAATACAGCTTATGACAGGTGGTGGGAAGCAAGAAAAAATTTGGGTGGACTGGTGAATACTTCAAGAAATTTTGCCTTTCAAGTCGTTAACCTTATTAAAAATCAAGAGGAAAGAATATATCTGGTAAAGCTTATAGCAGCTTATCCTTTTCTTTTGAAAGAACACCTTCGTGACCGTAAAAACCTTTCAGAAGTATCTTTTCTAGACGAACAAGAAATAAAACTTATTGACGCTTGGGCACACAAACCAAACTCAGCAATCCAACTCATGCTGCGTACGATCAATAAGGCATATACACGAAATGAAATTACAGATTTTCAACAACTCAAATTGATTGAGAATACCGATGAGCTGATTGATATTATCGGAAAATGTGAGCGTATTAAGAATACTCCAATTCCTTCGGCACACAATTATCTTTTAAAGATTTATATTTGGATTTATGCAATGGTCATTCCATTTGGTTTTATCAGTTCGTTAGGATGGTGGACAATCTTGGCAGTAACGAGTATATACTACGTTGCAATGAGTTTGGTGACTATTGCAGAAGAAATTGAAGAGCCTTTCGGAGAAGATCCGAATGACCTTCCTGTCGATAAGATTGCTCAAAACATCTGTAAAAATGTCTTTGAGATCATGGAAGGGGAAACGACTCCAGAGTTAGTTTAA
- a CDS encoding MaoC family dehydratase has product MDLHEKFTYSFNITQEQVNQFAELSGDTNPLHLDAEFAAQTQFKKPIIHGIFSASIFSKVLGTQFPGAGSIYAGQEIKFLRPMYPSHPYEARFEIVSIDERRHSAQISTEVYDVETGKATIKGVATVIHKEKF; this is encoded by the coding sequence ATGGATTTACATGAAAAATTCACCTATTCTTTTAACATAACTCAAGAACAGGTAAATCAATTTGCAGAATTGTCAGGAGATACAAACCCACTACATTTAGACGCAGAATTTGCAGCTCAAACGCAATTCAAAAAGCCGATCATACACGGTATTTTTTCTGCGAGTATCTTTTCAAAAGTATTAGGAACGCAATTTCCTGGAGCAGGAAGTATTTATGCAGGTCAAGAAATTAAGTTTTTGAGACCTATGTATCCTTCTCATCCTTATGAAGCAAGATTTGAAATTGTTTCAATTGATGAAAGAAGACATTCAGCTCAGATTTCGACTGAAGTTTATGATGTAGAAACTGGGAAAGCTACTATTAAAGGTGTGGCTACAGTTATTCATAAAGAAAAATTCTAG
- a CDS encoding 2'-5' RNA ligase family protein, translating into MRVTNLALDQKYHEISQTGKAAASQQEVYVDHFLNDLPSDNRIGLTALIPIKGEVLESIKTVLSELSHIDPFQYYYPLTDLHVTVLDFIGATESLKVNPKQIKLYKEMLHNVLLDQKSFKIDLKGIVMSKGAVIAKGYYEHSLESIRNGLRYEATKKGLLLKERYEVVTAHVTMARFRSSLINPAQFVSTIEKFENKSLGTIEVDKIDFVLHDWYNLKYKTQLLQRYPLQKII; encoded by the coding sequence ATGCGTGTTACAAACCTAGCCTTAGATCAAAAGTATCATGAAATCTCTCAAACGGGAAAAGCTGCGGCATCCCAACAAGAGGTTTATGTAGATCATTTTTTAAACGACCTACCTTCGGATAATCGAATAGGTCTCACTGCCCTTATTCCTATAAAAGGAGAAGTTTTAGAATCGATTAAGACGGTTTTAAGCGAGCTAAGCCATATTGATCCTTTTCAGTACTACTATCCATTAACCGATCTACATGTCACGGTTCTTGATTTTATTGGAGCTACTGAAAGTTTAAAGGTGAATCCTAAGCAGATCAAGCTTTACAAAGAAATGTTACACAATGTGTTACTTGATCAAAAAAGTTTCAAAATAGACCTAAAAGGTATCGTAATGAGCAAGGGGGCGGTGATCGCTAAAGGATATTATGAGCATAGTCTTGAATCTATCCGAAATGGATTAAGGTATGAAGCCACAAAAAAAGGGCTTTTACTAAAGGAAAGATATGAAGTCGTTACTGCACATGTGACAATGGCTAGATTTAGATCTTCTTTGATCAACCCTGCTCAGTTTGTTTCTACTATTGAGAAGTTTGAAAATAAGTCTCTAGGAACAATTGAAGTAGATAAAATTGATTTCGTACTTCATGACTGGTACAATTTAAAATACAAAACACAACTTTTACAGAGATATCCTCTTCAAAAAATTATTTAA